GCATGAGGAACGACTGGCGCGTATGCAGCTGGCCGCGCATTTGCGTTGCGTGGTGTCTCAGCAATTGCTGCCTCGCGTGGACGGACCCGGTCGGGTGCCGGTCTTCGAGATTCTTCGCAATACGTTGAGCGTCCGGGAGCTGGTGCTTCAGGGCGAACGCAGCGACAGAACGCTGTATTCCGTTCTGGAGCAGGGTACGGCCCAGGGCATGCAGACCTTTGATCAGCATTTGTTCCAGTTGTACGAACAGGGCGTGATCAGCGAGGAGAATGCATTGTTGGCCGCCGGGGATCGGGCCTTGCTGCTTCAGCGTATTGACTTGTTCAAGTCCGGCCGTGGGGAAGGCACGGACGAACTGCGCCTCGGTGGGTTGGAACCGGATCTGGACGCGGATTTACGCTAGCGGTGTTGCGCAACAGCGTGGTCCGGTCCATGAGGTTTTGATCACACCATAAACGGATGGTGGCCGGGATTCCCCTCCCTGAACCGACATTTTTTGCGTGTGATTGTTTTGGGGACTGGTTTCGTTCGTGTGGAACGCAGAAAAATGCCCCTGGGAACATGGATTCCCGGGGGCATTTTGTTGTTATGAATGCGCCTGAGGGCTACATGTCGATGATTTTGTGCGCGATTTCATCACCGATGCTGGTGATGAACGGAATGCCGGTTTCACGCTCGGTTTCACGGTTGCCCGAGGCAATGTCGCCACGGCTGATGGCGGAAAGCTCGAACTTGCGCACACCGGCCAGGAGCTGCTGCAGAGCGGCGGAGAGCTTGTCCACCAGACACCAGACGCCCACGGCGCCGTAGGGGATGTCCTTCATGGCGTCCTTGCCGACCTTGGCTTCCACATCGTGCCAGCAGGCGAAGATTTCTTCGGCGGAATGGCCGTATTTGGCCACGGAAGCCGGGAGCTTGTCCCAGTTTCCGTTCACGGCTTCGCGGCGATCCGGGCGCAGCACGCCTTCGATGTTGGATCCCACAAAACCGGGAACCATCATGGCGCGGCCCATGCAGATCAGTTTGGAGAAGGGAGCGCCCATGGCCAGTGCTTTGAAGATGTTGCTGCCCTTGGCGAATCCTCCGGCAAAGGAAAGGTCCACCACGTTTTCGCCCTTGGCGGCCAGACGAGTGGCATACTCGTGGGCCTTGGCGTGCAGCAGCACCGAGGGAACGCCCCAGGATTCCATCATGTTCCAGGGGGACATGCCCGTGCCGCCGCCGGAACCGTCGATGGTCAGCAGGTCCAGTTTGGCTTCAGAGGCGAACTTGATGGCCATGGCCAGCGCTTCCATGCCGTAGGAACCGGTCTTGAGGGAAATGCGCTTGAATCCGAGCTTGCGCAGGTATTCAACCGTGCTCATGAAGTCGTCGTGGACCTGGTCAAAGCTGCTCAGGTCCGTGTAGCCCAGGCGGCTGTGGCGGGCAAAGGTGTGGATCGCACCGTTTTTAAAGGCTTCCTGTACGGAGGGCTTTTCAGGATCGGGGTCCACGAGGTAGCCGCGCTGCTTCAGGAACAGGGCGTAATCCAGGCTGGTGACTTCGATTTCGCCGCCGATATTCTTGGCACCCTGGCCCCATTTCAGCTCGATGATGACGTCGTCGCCATACTTTTCAGCCACGTATTCGGCCACGCCGTTGCGGGTGTCCTCCACGTTGAGCTGGACGATAATGGCACCGTACCCATCGTAATATTTACGGTAAATATCAATACGGCGGTCCAGTTCCGGGGCCGAAGATATGCGGCCCTTCTCGATTTTGGAATCGCGGTCCACGCCCACGACGTTTTCACCGATCACGATGGGGGCGCCCACAAGAGCGCAGCCCACGGCAAAAGCGTCCCAGTATTTTGCGGCGATGAAGGTGGAACCGAGGGCGCCGGTCATGAACGGAACGCGGCATTTTGTTTTTTCATCCGCGCCAAAAGAGGTCTCCAGGTTCACGTCGGTGAACAGGAAATCGCCATTTTCACCGGGGGTTCCGAATGCACCGTAGTTGTTGCCCTGGATGCGAACAGAGTTGTAGCTGACGCCTACATGTGTCGTATTGCCGCTGCCAGCGGTGACGAGACCGAAGTCACGCGGGTACAACATTTCTCTTCCGCGAAGGGAAGAGAGCCATGTTTCACATTTGCCCTGACAGTCAGCCCTGCAAAGCGTGCACAGTCCGGATTCAATAGCGTTACCACGGTTCACGGATCCAAGAACATCATTCGATTTAGGCCAGTTATTCATATGTGTCTCCTTCATTCAGAAAGTTGCTCAACCTACGGAAAAAAACGGCGCGCCGTCAAGGAAAACCCGCAAGTTTTGTCATTTTTGGGAACAAAAAAAGGAAAGCAGGGTTCTGAGTGGGAAAATTTGGCAGTGTTTAGTTGCATAATTGTAAAAAGATGGATTGTGAACACTGTTCGAACAGCAACAAAATTGCAGTTGAATTGCAGACAAAGCAGGTCAAGAATAATGGTGGAAAAATAGCCCGCACCGGTGAATATTTATGAGGGTACAGGCCGGATATTTTTGTAAAAAAATAAAGCTGTCGAGTGGGTGTTCCGTGGAGTCTTAAACCGCGTTTTGGTGAGAAAATACGTCAAAAATATCAAATTACGCATGCTCAAGAGGCGCAACGACGCGCAAAAATGGGGGAGCAAGGTCTGCTGCATGGGAAAAAACGTTTTATGTCCCTTGTGCTGCACGTCGGAAC
The Paucidesulfovibrio gracilis DSM 16080 DNA segment above includes these coding regions:
- a CDS encoding glutamate synthase-related protein, with product MNNWPKSNDVLGSVNRGNAIESGLCTLCRADCQGKCETWLSSLRGREMLYPRDFGLVTAGSGNTTHVGVSYNSVRIQGNNYGAFGTPGENGDFLFTDVNLETSFGADEKTKCRVPFMTGALGSTFIAAKYWDAFAVGCALVGAPIVIGENVVGVDRDSKIEKGRISSAPELDRRIDIYRKYYDGYGAIIVQLNVEDTRNGVAEYVAEKYGDDVIIELKWGQGAKNIGGEIEVTSLDYALFLKQRGYLVDPDPEKPSVQEAFKNGAIHTFARHSRLGYTDLSSFDQVHDDFMSTVEYLRKLGFKRISLKTGSYGMEALAMAIKFASEAKLDLLTIDGSGGGTGMSPWNMMESWGVPSVLLHAKAHEYATRLAAKGENVVDLSFAGGFAKGSNIFKALAMGAPFSKLICMGRAMMVPGFVGSNIEGVLRPDRREAVNGNWDKLPASVAKYGHSAEEIFACWHDVEAKVGKDAMKDIPYGAVGVWCLVDKLSAALQQLLAGVRKFELSAISRGDIASGNRETERETGIPFITSIGDEIAHKIIDM